The following nucleotide sequence is from Perca flavescens isolate YP-PL-M2 chromosome 20, PFLA_1.0, whole genome shotgun sequence.
TTTTATGGGATGTTCTACTGATGCTGACACATCACTAGAAAACCACTCTGAACTAAGAAAGAGTGCTTCTTCATGCAATGTAACAATATGTATACTAAAGGCTAGTGAGGAGAGTACAGAAATGCAGCACTGACCAACACTCTGTTTAATTAAAGATCCTCTTGGCTCTCACAACTGCTTTGAACAATTTGACGCTGTGCTGATGGAGATCTATGATCAGCCTGGACCAATGGTACGAGCCCAACTCTTCTCTCTTGGGTCTAATTTATTGATGCGCCAGGCCTCTGTGCAAGCTTTACTGTGCGCGCATGTGCTTATGAAAGCtttgatttatatattttttagccCAGGCCTCAGCGTGTCTCTCCCAGGGACAAAGCAACCAACCATTTTTAACCACTGAGTATCAATCTGCACCAACTCTGCTACCCTCCTCCGTCACCCAGCATGGATGCTGTTTCAGCCCAGAGAGGGGAATCATGGCATGCTGTCCTAATTTGGGCTCTGTTTTAATCCTTAGTGCTTGACGTCTCGTGGCTGGTGGCAATGCTAAGCTGCTGATGCCCACTGTCCCCTCCTGCTGACATGAACATGACACGAGCATTCCTCTCAAACAATCATGAACACAGCGGGGCACATGACAATGATGTACCACCTACACCTGTGTGCTGTGTTCATACGTGAGGACCCTATCACTTCCTGTCCTGTCAGTGTCCCAGTACATGGACTAGAGTCTGTGCTGGCAGTTTGTGTTGCACTGAGAGCGTGAAAGCAAGATGGAAAAACGTTGAAAAACTTTAGACATTTTGGAACGTACACATCATCCTCAGTGAAGCAGatgtccaggtgtgtgtgtgtgtgtgtgtgtgtgtgtgtgtgcgtgtgtgtgtgtgtgtgtgtgtgtgtgtgtgtgcaccaaaGAGACCTTCTCTGCCACCTCCTCTATTCCTTTCCCTCCTCTATTCCTCTTTCTTGAATATCAAGTAGTGACCTGAGTAacctgagacacaaacacatggtaGTTTCAGAAGAGCCTCAGTTACTTTATCATCAGACTGAAATGAGACATAAAATGCATTGCTAAAAACACCAGTACGGAGAATGCAGTTTGGATCAAAATCCTGTCGATCTGAAAAAGTCCTTTGTGTTGATCACTTACAGTATATGTCTGCAGTCACAATTCTTAAGCAACTGCATGAATGTTTAGATCCTGTCAATAAGAATGAGTGCAGATGCGATGCTTAAGCACTAGCTGAAAACTAAAATCTATGCACTTCTTTTAAAACACCTTAGCCTCAAATTGATTTTCACTGGGGATTTAGCAATCTAGAAACTGAAATAAAGACTTTACAAAGCTGTTTTCAACAATACAGGGCAGATTCCTTGTTTCTTATAATCTAAAAAATCGCCTCCCACGTTCATGCAAGCTCTTGCACAACAGGTTTTCTAATGATTACATTAACAGATGAAGGTAAATGCTGTTAACAAAATATGTCACGTCAGTCTACTCTCCTGTGCCAGCATCCATCTACTGAAGTGTATACAGTAGCAGCTTAAATCCTCATGCACGGGTATGACTAGAAAGATCACCTGAGAACTCAGCctacacatacgcacacacattaAAATGCACAATGGTAAAAACTGGAAGCCTCTGTCCACAGTGCACATAGCAATGGCACAGTCTGTATTTGTCAAGAGTGATCCATctcaaaaagacaacattttagGGATTGTTGTATCCTTTTTCTTGAAATAAAGGTTGAGGACAGAAGCGACAGAGGAAGAAAGGGGATGTGGGGAATCTGAGGAGGAGGGTGAGCATAAGGTGAAGGCTCTTTTGAGATGCAGTCAATCACTGAATACAACCAGCAACCCActctcttcccttttttttttaccctttctCCCCAACATCAGGACCTGGCTGCACTGCATTCTGCTCACAGCCTCTCCAACTCCTTCTTCTCAACCTCCACCACGGCTAATGCCTACCGACGGCATACATAGCCTGCTCTTTATCTATGACGTTAAgcctcttttccttttttcccccaccaCCTCCCCCCTCTTTACCCCAATCTCCTCACCGTGGAGAGAGGAAACAGGGATAAATAATTGTaagaagagggggaaaaaaaattagtCACCCCCCTTACCTTTCCGTTTAGTGAAGAGGAGAGCCTCTCTCCTCCAGGAAGGATTGGAAGCGAGAGtgcgcacatacacactcacatacactaTTATacactcacattcacacacacatacactcacacgtACAtacacgctctctctctctctctttcatacaCACAACGACGTGGAGGGCTGGCTCTCAAGCAAGCGCACACTGCAGGCTGCCGCTTGCCTGGGAAAGCCTGATGCGTTCTTCCCTCCAGGCAGAAGCACACACTGCCATCTCAAAGGCTCTTTGTTGGGGCTGATTCAACCCCGGCTCCGTGGCTGAGTGCTGGTCCGTGTACCGCTGCCTGCTCCTGGGGACACAGGGTGACCGTACAAAGGAGGGACAAAGCCATGAAGAGGAAAGGCAGCATCCAGGAGGAGAGAATATCACAGCCCCATACAGCTCCTTccatcccccccctctccctcttcttctctggcttgctgtctctctctctcacacacacacacacactccctcccacctctctctctctctttatcactTCCCTCCTTCTCTGCCTCCTCCCACTCCCTCATTGGGCTGCAAAAGAATTGATAGCAGCatgtgcgtatgtgtgcgtgtgtgtgtgtgtgtgtgtgtgtgtgtttaagctGGTTTCCAGTGACAGTAAGAAGAGGAGAGCTCAGCTACATCACCTGGGATACCTTTCACCCACCTCCCTGccttccatctctccctctgtctctattGCACGTATTTTATGGGTGACATGAGAACGCGAGGGCGCTGTGTTCGCCCAGTGTGCTGCTGTTCAGTCAAATGCATTATCCATGGAATGACAGGGTCAGGGATGGCAGATGGCGGGAGGGgttgttgtatttgtgtgtgtaaagtggGGTTGGGGGGGACAGTGTGGGGCTATTTCTGTAAAGGGTGCAATCCTCATCCTCACAATCTCTTTTGAATCCAATGTGACTTCTTTGTAGGTGAAGAAACTGAAGTTACAACACTGCCCCAGTTAAGCATCCTCATTATTTGACTGAAGCATTCCCCTCTCTTTCCACCACAATCATTTCCTGAATAATTTATACAGCAGCTAAGACCAGACACAAAGCAGGAAAATGTATTAGGGTCAAGTCGTGCAGAAATTGCTCGCCGCAGAGTGAGCCAGATTTGGGGCATACATGTTATACATGGCGTTTTGATATGATGAGACACTTGCAAAGGCACTATAACAAGCTCAAATGATGATGTTCCTCCTTACACATCAAAAAGGCTCCACTGAACCAATACATAACAATGACTTGCCTGCTGGGGGTAGAGCAGAcacaacccctccctctctttcactcttaCCTGTCAGAATTTTTGTCACAGATATTTATTGGCTTGGCAATATTTTACTGCCTCGCATGACTTATTTTCCTGATTTCTTTTGACTTCAGAGCTGCGAAAAGCAATAAAATGGTCTTGTAATTAGTGTCTTATATGCAAAAAATGGCAGTTGTCACAAAAATAGTCCTGTTTGATGAGCCATTTATGTACCCAAACTCATATCTCTGTTTGGCCCGTATGAAGGAAACTTAAGCAGTCAAAAGGTTAATTAATGAAAAACTTCTCTCTGCTTTCATGATAGCTTTTACTCAACCTGACCATTTCTTTCAACAAATACAGCAAAtgcattataaaaatatatgacTCATGGGTAAATTTTGCTAAAAAATAAGAACATATTTTTGTCCCTGACATAAGTAGGCCTACTGTTGTACAATTGGCTAAGGAATTCATTTTTGATTTAATGACAAGAtttaaaggaaaggaaagagaaattattgtaaattaaggCCCTGGCTGATAATCGGGCcgttttttttggcagtttgcagattatctgtattggcattttatttgcctgataaccgataaagtaaATCTATTAAAAAGTGCACTACTTTAgctccgctacagctctgtccctctgcttcggtttcccTAATGTACCGCCCACTACACTATCTGACGATCTTTTACGGTGTATTGTGTTGAATGTtgctaatttattaaataattgcttagagcatttaaacaaagttttgtgttggagtatgtaacattccaaaatcttattTTCATATTCACTGTCAATGCTTATCGATTCCAAAAACCagttatcggtttcattaactactaataattggtattgtatcggccttgaaaaaccagtattgGTCAATCCCTAGTagatatacatatttttatatttaaaaatgtattattttctatcattatttgatttgttttgtttctgcagGATATGTGAGTTATATGTTGTATAGTGTCTCTGTAATGACAGGattatttgatttgtttttttttaaagcatgtcTCTATGGAGAGACATTATAATGGTAACTAAGATGTCTGTTAGATTCAAACTAAAAGGGGAATAGAGAGGTTTATTCAAATGTATCTGTCAGCTTCACTGTCAGACTTTAGGACCTTTTAAAGCATCTCCTGAATACATTTACCCCCCATTTGGATAAATAGTGGAAACAACTTGTAATGTAAAAAAGGGCTTACAATTGAGCAGTCTTAACCACTGTGTCATTAAAATGAAAGCCCAGGGGCCATATAAGTGATACTGCCTTAATTATTTGCATTTCAATTAATTCTATTGTTTAGGATGAATCTGTAAGGATTATACCAATGGGTTATAAGGGTTCAGTCTATGCAGCTAAAGCAAATGTAATTTCTTGTCAAAATCCATTGACATTTCCAGATGACctataaattcattttaattcTGTAAGAGTGAGGGAACTACAAGAGAAATTAAGACAAAGCTTGTGTCATTCTCCTGCTTGCTCACCAATAGTGTCATATATGCAGATATATATTGCAGAATCAGGTTTAAATCACCTCTCAAAACTTTTTTCAAAAGAGCCTTTTACTAATCTGACCACacaattttattttcatcatgtcttatttattaattctttttttatcatatattattaaacattttattattttccatgttatttctgtatttcaACCAATCCCATTTTTGCCCAGAGTAGAAAAAAGTAGATGAGAAAGCagttataataaaaaaacaaaaatgctcaATTGTGacacaaaaaagtcacaattaTGAGGTAAGTCATAATTTTGATTTCCCAAATCGAAATTATGATTTAGTAGGTCAGCATTATGGAAtactaagtaaaaaaaaaaagagctactATGAGTGAAGTTATTtccatatttctttctttccctggCTTGAATTGGCTTCCATACTTTTAATTGTTCTCATGATTTACTGATGCACTTTTAGAGACTCTTTCCTCTCCATGCCTGGCTGGCCAAGTGCAGTTCATCTTGATGCAAAATATCTAAGTGAGGTACTGTAGAGGCTTGAGACAACTTtctgtgaacaggtgcatggaAACACAACAAATAGGTTAAGAGCTCGGACTGTAAAACGTGGCACATCTTGTCTTTGGCTTTCTTGTCCATCAAAGTAACAGTGCTGGACAAAAGGTCTTCTCTGAGGGCCTGTCCAAAGAGCATTAAGAAAAGGTAGCTTGCTTGTACCATCTGTCCACTGCAGTAAGGGAGAGCTATGGATTTTCTGTCTGAGATGCTATCGGAGTCACTGGCTGCTTGCTTTCATGGATGAGCTTTTAATAAGTCCTGCCAAATAGCGAGCCATAGAGGATGCATTATGCTGTGTTATGATGGGAGTGCTTCATGTTGCTTATCATTTATCACTGAATTTCAGCTGCTCTCAGTGCTAAGCCAAAATTTAAAGCAGACAGTTTGGGAACTCACCAGCTGAAAGGATCTTGGCTGACAGCatcatatttccaaaaatgagaTTAAAGTCAGTTCCTCCAGTGGTCCATGCGCATGTAAAAGCAGCAACACTCCATAGTACATCAGGGTAGTGACCTCTTGGGGATAACCAAGGCCTGCTCTGCCCACAACTGCAAAGGCTGGATTTCACTTGCTAATGAGCCAACCACCTATCTTCCAGCCATTCATCAAACTCTGGCCTGGGAGCTGCCTGCGTGTGAAGTACATCCCATCATCACAGTAGATTAGGTTTACTCCCACCACTTTAATCAGCGGGCTTCTGGGTAACCTCTCCTGGTCAATGATTAACATTTGACTAACCGAATGCATGATTTGCTCATAAGCGTCTGATGCCCTGTGTTGGAATTCCTTAAGATAGATCTTGCAGTGACAAAGTAAAATTGAGTCACTTCATTAGAATAAGCAGCAATAATGATATGTATGCTTATTTAAATGcagattgttttttatttatgcacACCAGTGTTGAGTCTTTAAACTGCAGCAACAGATTACAGTCAGCACTAAATTGTTCTTGAGCTCCATTAGTAATCCAAATACCATTACCAGAATTCAATCCATAATTTCCCTCGAATGCCCCCTGCTGACAGTGCATTACTACAACCCACtcagtctgaaaaacaaaacaaagaatttCACCAGTTTATTGAACACCAGTGACATATGCCTAGAAGGGACATTTCACTCAGACTGAGACATCAAACTTCACTGAAACCCTCTTTCGAAAGTGTTTGAATTGTACTGAAATGTCTGCTCAAGAAAATACTAAACAAGACAGATCAACTTGAAAAGGCAGCACACATATAAACCTTACTGTTCTTAAGAACTATAAAATAAAGAGATTAATAAATTGAGTAAGCAGGAAATTAGGAATACGTGTGAGTAGTATATCTGCAGCAGAGACTCTAGCTGTGGTGAACAAACGTGTTTACACGGAGTAGACACATATAATACAATCCAGTAggcctttaaaggaacacgccgacttattgggaattaagcttattcaccgtaaacccccagagtaagacaagtcgatacatacccttctcatctccgtgcgtgctgtaacgctgcctgacggttccagcattagcttagcctagcacagatcctgcaggtaactggttccaactagcctactgctccaaattgtgacaaaagtgatgttcctatttacatgttgtgatttgtatagtcacagcgtgtacaaaaaacaacctaacatgagacacagccatcttctaacagtaaacaaaccgggaactatattctcagacaggcttgctgcgagcatatcactccgcccaaatactatattcttccacctgagaaagaaaaatagttcccggtttgtttacagttagaagacagctgtgtctcatgttacgttgttttttgtacacgctgtgactctacaaatcacaacatgtaaataggaacatgttggcattattttgtcacttattcggagcagtaggattgctggaaccattcacctgatgttctgtgctggcctgatgccgctggagccgtcggacagcattacagcacgcacggagacgagaagggtatgtatggacttgtcttactctgggggttacggtgaataagctaaattcccaataagtcggcatgttcctttaaatactgttattttcatttgtttggtGAAATTGTGTAAATGTTCCACACTATTgtcaactgtttgttttttttgcactggATTAAATTACATCGTACAGGTTCTTTGTCCCCCCCACTGTTTTATAGTGAATCAAACAACTAAAATACTTTGTCTTTAGTTCAAAgcgtttttgtctttttacctTTCGGAGTaactggaaaaaacaaaatatttacagcaGGATAACACACAATACAGTCACTAACAACATGATACTTGCAGATAAATCATGTGTAAATGAAGGCaaaaatttgtttaaaaaaagtgtcaacTTTTAGATGCATCAGTTTGAAGCACTGGCGCAAGCTTGATCcatttgacctctgacctctggtgtcacttttttgaaGTAGCGTTCAGCACGCAGTTCCTCAAAGCAGAATTCAGTGGCGCCACTGAGCAGCAGCTCTTTACAGTACATGCTCTGCTCCTGTAGTTTTCCTGATTCTGCTTCCTTCTGCTGCTGATGGTGCTCCTGTAGTCTCTTTAGAGGAGTTTCCTCTCGGTGGGGCTTACGTGCTGATAAAACGGTGTTCACTGCCGGGTTGATTTTACAAGGAGTCCTGTATGGGTAGAAGGGAGATgccaaatcaaatcaaaaatgttttactAACATAACTTGAGAAGGATGAACTTAGATCACAGACTGAACTTGAAAATAAGTCATGAATAGTGCTTCAACTTACATTTGTTTTAAGTATTGAATATATTCtattataattttattattattattattattattatatgtattatTCTTTCAATGAATTGTACAGTCAattaaaaaaagaccaaaactatGTACTGCCCAATGAACACAAGCcttaatgtatttttaacagtattttttattatttattttgtatttttgtaaattaagtttttggtttgtatattttttgttgttgtttattgttattgGGCCCCCTCCAAAAAGCTTTTAGTAGCTTATTTGGGGTTCCCTATTTCACGTGCCCTGTATATGATGATCATTGTACTTTATGAAATTATGTTAAATGATACATTGATGACGTGTGAAATAaacgtaaacaaaaaaaaaatgtgatagtttttttcttaacatctaTAAAACAAGAGATTTTTAATTAACTTGCAATGATacgaaactgaaaaaaaaaacagcaaaaattgTCACAATTGAGAGGTTGTAACAGGAAGTGCTTTACTTAATAATCCAAATTGTTGAAGCAGTCATTTCAGTGATAGTCATCGATTTTAGGAATATGTTGCTTCCTATTTCATGAACCTGAATGTgtgatgtaaaataaatgttcagCAAATTAAAGCAACAAAGCAAAAAGAGAAAAGCTAGAATTCTTGTCATGTCTTGTCTCTCACATTGTTGGAGGCTGGTCCGACTCCTCAACAAATGGTTGGAAGGTGGGTTTGGGAGGTGGTGGGGCCATAACGGTATGTCCGAATTTGGACTTCTGGGGCACCTGTAGTACATAAACATTACATTGACATCACTGGGTTACACTCCACACATTTAAATCAACTAAGACAACACCTCCTCGTCTCATACCTTGACACCACACCATTTTTCAGGATTCCGCTCGTTCTCCTTTGCCCTGGAAGTGGGAGGGGCTGCCCACGCCTCTAACTTGGGCTCTGAAGGGCCAGCACTTTGAGTCTTGTTCTCATCAAAGACCACCAACCGACTGTTTGAAGCATTGCCCAGGACAGGGGCACCGTGTGACTGCATGCCTCCAGAAATACCTGTTCAATTGAAcacctttttttaataataatgctGATATTTAAAGGTGCTGGATAGTAatatgatggatggatggtaatATCAGTTTAAAAATCCCCAACagattttatttgaatattctTAAGCTTACTTCTGATTGCAGACCCAGTTCTGTTGATGGGGGCGATGGCCTTTTTCTTCCCTCTGTGTTTGAGCTCAGCAAGTGAAACTCTCTCGGGTTGTTTAGGCTCATCATCGCTATCCTCCTCCACATTCATCATCACCTGTCGGGACACGCGTGCCTGCAAAGCCCTATGAATAACAATACGGAAAATTGTGATTGTGGCAATATTTTGAATTTTCAAACTATATCTCAAACTTTACTGGATAAATCCATACTTGTGAAACTGTAGGAGCTTATCATGCGGCTCCGCACACTTCTTGAATCCTTCCTGGTAGACCAGGTCTGCTTTGCGACAATTGCCCTGATTCTCATATTCTTCAGACCAAGCGATGTAGAGGGATGCCTGTGTCACTCCAATTCCCTGTGCTTGCATATACCTGAAAATGTCCAAGGGCTCCGGGCAGTTTTCTGCCTAAATACACATTTATGGCAAAAGTTATTACTGCTGCATTTGTTAAAGTAGCAAAAATAATCAGAGGTTAAAATAATACACGTACAAATTTGATCCAGAGATCAACATAGCGAGGGTCATCATGATATTTCTTTTCCTCTGTGAATCTGGTCACAGCTCGTTCCAACAGTGTGGCAAGGTTGCTCTCTTTTCCTCCCTGAGGGAAGGTTTGCTCGGTCCACTTaatataactttaaaagacagaACCACATGAGGATTAGATTTTAGATTAGACTAAGAgcaaaacatataaatacactATTGTTTACATATTTGACTTACCGATC
It contains:
- the bub1bb gene encoding mitotic checkpoint serine/threonine-protein kinase BUB1 beta; translated protein: MAEGGDMEWELSKENIQPLRRGRAISALHEALSLQQDGLSSAINQQRQAFESELRMYDGDDPLDVWDRYIKWTEQTFPQGGKESNLATLLERAVTRFTEEKKYHDDPRYVDLWIKFAENCPEPLDIFRYMQAQGIGVTQASLYIAWSEEYENQGNCRKADLVYQEGFKKCAEPHDKLLQFHKALQARVSRQVMMNVEEDSDDEPKQPERVSLAELKHRGKKKAIAPINRTGSAIRSISGGMQSHGAPVLGNASNSRLVVFDENKTQSAGPSEPKLEAWAAPPTSRAKENERNPEKWCGVKVPQKSKFGHTVMAPPPPKPTFQPFVEESDQPPTMTPCKINPAVNTVLSARKPHREETPLKRLQEHHQQQKEAESGKLQEQSMYCKELLLSGATEFCFEELRAERYFKKVTPEVRGQMDQACASASN